From Pseudoleptotrichia goodfellowii, a single genomic window includes:
- a CDS encoding DUF871 domain-containing protein: MKKLGISIYPEKTDEKTLKQYIDKTAEAGFSRIFSCLLSVNDEKEKIKEDFRKINSYAKSKGFEIILDVNPGVFSKFGITHDDLSFFKEIEADGLRLDMGFSGLQESIMTYKGNGLKIEINMSMDTHYIDTIMDYRPDKSNLIGCHNFYPHEYTGLGMDFFNKCTENFTKYGLRTAAFITSQAENTFGPWPVTQGLPTLEMHRHLPIETQFRHFAALETIDDIIISNCYPTDEELEKLKNVRKDMASFAVELVPDIPEIEKKIVLEEFHFNRGDVSGNLIRSSNSRVKYKGHNFKLFNAPETIKKGDIIIESSEYGHYAGELMIALKDMKNTGKSNVVGKIVDHEQFILDYIKPWQKFAFSM; this comes from the coding sequence ATGAAAAAATTGGGAATTTCTATTTATCCTGAAAAAACCGATGAAAAAACTTTGAAACAATATATAGATAAAACAGCTGAAGCAGGATTTTCAAGAATATTCAGTTGCCTTTTATCAGTAAATGACGAAAAAGAAAAAATAAAAGAAGATTTCAGAAAAATAAATTCCTATGCAAAGTCTAAAGGCTTTGAAATAATTCTTGATGTAAATCCCGGAGTATTTTCAAAATTCGGGATAACTCACGACGATTTGTCTTTTTTCAAAGAAATAGAAGCTGATGGATTAAGACTGGATATGGGATTCAGCGGATTGCAGGAAAGCATAATGACTTATAAAGGGAACGGATTGAAAATAGAGATTAATATGAGTATGGATACTCATTATATCGATACTATTATGGACTACAGACCCGATAAATCGAATCTTATAGGGTGTCATAATTTCTATCCGCATGAATATACAGGACTGGGAATGGATTTTTTCAATAAATGTACTGAAAACTTTACAAAATATGGACTAAGGACAGCAGCATTTATAACTTCCCAAGCAGAAAATACTTTCGGACCGTGGCCTGTAACTCAGGGACTTCCTACTCTTGAAATGCACAGACATTTGCCTATAGAGACTCAGTTCAGACATTTTGCAGCATTGGAAACTATTGATGATATTATAATATCCAACTGTTATCCAACTGACGAAGAACTTGAAAAGCTGAAAAATGTGAGAAAAGATATGGCAAGTTTTGCAGTAGAACTGGTGCCTGACATTCCTGAAATCGAGAAAAAAATCGTGCTTGAAGAATTTCACTTTAACAGAGGAGATGTTTCGGGAAATCTTATAAGATCTTCAAACAGCAGAGTAAAATACAAAGGACATAATTTTAAATTATTTAATGCTCCGGAAACAATAAAAAAAGGAGATATAATAATAGAAAGCAGCGAATACGGACATTATGCCGGAGAGCTTATGATTGCTTTAAAAGATATGAAAAATACAGGAAAATCAAATGTAGTCGGAAAAATAGTCGATCATGAACAGTTTATACTTGATTATATAAAACCTTGGCAAAAGTTTGCGTTTTCTATGTAG
- a CDS encoding PTS lactose/cellobiose transporter subunit IIA: protein MDKEKLELIVFDIVNSAGTAKGLAYEALGEAEKGNYEEAEKLLKEADKSLLAAHNIQTEIIQAETSGDNMEVSVLFVHAQDHLMTAVEAKSLIECMIKMYRRIENLEKK from the coding sequence TTGGATAAAGAAAAACTCGAATTAATCGTCTTTGACATTGTAAACAGTGCGGGGACAGCAAAAGGTCTGGCTTATGAGGCTTTAGGCGAGGCTGAAAAAGGGAATTATGAGGAAGCTGAAAAATTGTTGAAAGAAGCTGATAAATCATTACTTGCCGCTCATAATATTCAAACGGAAATTATTCAGGCTGAAACAAGTGGTGATAATATGGAAGTTTCAGTTCTGTTTGTACATGCTCAGGATCATCTCATGACAGCGGTAGAGGCAAAATCGCTTATCGAGTGTATGATAAAAATGTACAGAAGAATAGAGAATCTTGAAAAAAAATAA
- a CDS encoding helix-turn-helix transcriptional regulator has translation MNNNDTNSKLQKYIPLVDFFAAVLGKNSEVVLHDLTDPDHSIIAIRNNHISNREVGGPATDLVLKILKESDREERSFIANYVGIGKFNKALKSSTYFIREEGELIGMICVNTDEAVFDGLFASMKKLQETFIKEKMETDEVQAPENLSRSIEEVAREAISEVLSTQNVSIEYLKQQDKLNIIEVLYLKGIFLLKGAVVEIAKALEMSEASVYRYVQMVKRQEQEEQKRKRK, from the coding sequence ATGAATAATAATGATACAAATTCTAAGTTGCAAAAATACATTCCGCTCGTGGACTTTTTTGCTGCGGTTTTAGGAAAAAACAGCGAAGTGGTATTACATGATTTGACCGATCCCGATCATTCGATAATAGCAATAAGAAATAATCATATATCCAATCGTGAAGTAGGAGGTCCTGCAACTGATTTGGTATTGAAGATTTTAAAAGAAAGCGACAGGGAGGAAAGAAGTTTTATTGCCAACTATGTAGGTATAGGAAAATTTAATAAGGCATTGAAGTCATCCACTTATTTTATACGTGAAGAAGGCGAATTAATAGGGATGATTTGTGTTAATACTGACGAAGCTGTATTTGACGGATTGTTTGCATCGATGAAAAAGCTGCAGGAAACATTTATAAAAGAAAAAATGGAAACTGATGAAGTTCAGGCTCCGGAAAATCTGTCAAGATCCATAGAAGAAGTAGCAAGAGAAGCTATAAGTGAAGTCCTTTCGACTCAAAATGTATCAATAGAGTATTTAAAACAGCAGGATAAACTGAATATAATAGAAGTACTTTATTTGAAAGGAATATTCCTGCTGAAAGGTGCGGTTGTGGAAATAGCGAAGGCTCTTGAAATGTCCGAAGCGAGTGTTTACCGTTATGTACAAATGGTAAAAAGACAGGAACAGGAAGAACAGAAAAGAAAAAGAAAATAA
- a CDS encoding PTS sugar transporter subunit IIC, giving the protein MLEKLSMQMAKLSEQRHLRAIRDGIIATLPLIIVGSIFLIVAFPPFPADWGISLWAKKNIAQILLPYRMTMFIMALYAVMGIGNSLAKSYKLDGITGAILATSGFLLTIVPSVVKEILVVTQVIDGKEVQIIAEKGTEGATVFQEAAGFVMPMTNLGSAGLFVGIIIAIFAVEVYRFTTTTGFRIKMPDSVPASVARSFEALTPTLIVVLVVATITYWLNINLHGIMKIIIEPLVKATDSWFSVIVIVFLITFFWSFGIHGVSIVGSLVRPLWLTLLDQNTAALADGKVIPHIAAEPFYQWFIWIGGSGATIGLAILLATVSKSSYGKTLGRTSIVSSIFNINEPIIFGAPIVLNPILIPPFIIVPVVNSSIAYLCTSMGLVNRVTSTPPWTLPGPIGAFLATNGDYRAAILNIVLIISSTVIYYPFFKAYDKKLLEDEKNGEAEE; this is encoded by the coding sequence ATGTTGGAAAAATTATCAATGCAAATGGCAAAACTTTCAGAGCAAAGACATCTTAGAGCTATTCGGGACGGGATTATAGCAACATTGCCTTTAATAATAGTAGGTTCAATATTTTTGATTGTTGCGTTTCCGCCGTTTCCGGCAGATTGGGGAATATCATTATGGGCTAAGAAAAATATAGCTCAAATATTATTACCTTATCGTATGACTATGTTTATAATGGCCCTTTATGCGGTTATGGGTATAGGAAACAGTCTGGCAAAATCCTATAAACTTGACGGGATTACAGGAGCAATACTTGCTACTTCGGGATTTTTGCTCACAATAGTGCCGAGTGTCGTAAAAGAAATACTTGTAGTTACTCAGGTAATAGACGGTAAGGAAGTTCAGATAATAGCTGAAAAAGGTACTGAAGGAGCTACAGTTTTTCAGGAAGCTGCAGGTTTTGTAATGCCTATGACAAATCTGGGCTCTGCGGGACTTTTTGTCGGTATAATAATAGCAATATTCGCAGTGGAAGTCTACAGATTTACAACAACTACAGGCTTTAGAATAAAAATGCCTGACAGTGTTCCGGCTTCAGTAGCAAGATCATTTGAAGCACTTACTCCTACACTTATTGTAGTTTTAGTAGTAGCAACAATAACATACTGGCTTAATATAAATTTACACGGAATAATGAAAATAATTATAGAGCCTCTTGTAAAAGCTACGGATTCATGGTTTTCTGTAATAGTAATAGTGTTCCTTATAACATTCTTCTGGTCTTTCGGAATACACGGAGTGTCCATAGTAGGTTCTCTTGTAAGACCGTTATGGCTTACATTGCTTGATCAGAATACAGCAGCTTTGGCAGACGGAAAAGTTATTCCTCATATAGCTGCAGAGCCTTTTTATCAATGGTTTATATGGATAGGAGGTTCGGGAGCTACTATAGGACTTGCGATACTTCTTGCTACTGTATCCAAATCCAGTTACGGTAAAACTTTGGGAAGAACTTCCATAGTTTCTTCGATTTTTAATATTAATGAGCCGATAATTTTCGGGGCACCGATAGTTTTAAATCCTATATTGATACCGCCGTTTATTATTGTTCCTGTGGTAAATTCGTCCATTGCATATTTATGTACATCAATGGGATTGGTAAACAGAGTAACATCTACTCCGCCTTGGACATTACCGGGACCTATAGGAGCGTTTTTGGCAACAAACGGAGATTACAGAGCGGCTATATTGAATATTGTCTTAATAATATCCTCTACAGTAATATATTATCCATTCTTTAAAGCATATGATAAAAAATTACTTGAAGATGAGAAAAACGGTGAAGCCGAAGAATAA
- a CDS encoding PTS sugar transporter subunit IIB, translating into MKILFVCSMGMSSTIAVNALEKEAKAKGVEVEVKAVSTQQFEDEVKNGYDAAMVAPQVRHRFDTLSAQAKDAGVPCEMIQPQAYSPLGGPKLLKQIQALIAK; encoded by the coding sequence ATGAAAATTTTATTTGTATGTTCTATGGGAATGTCAAGTACAATAGCTGTAAATGCACTTGAAAAAGAAGCAAAAGCTAAAGGAGTGGAAGTCGAAGTTAAAGCGGTAAGTACTCAGCAGTTTGAAGATGAAGTGAAAAACGGCTATGATGCTGCAATGGTAGCACCTCAGGTAAGACATAGATTTGATACTTTGAGTGCACAGGCAAAAGATGCGGGAGTTCCGTGCGAAATGATACAGCCTCAGGCGTACAGTCCTCTGGGAGGACCAAAATTATTGAAACAGATACAGGCTTTGATTGCAAAATAG
- a CDS encoding FAD-dependent oxidoreductase translates to MKIVVIGGGAAGMMFSTQYKKANPEHEVFLFEKSPYVAWAGCPTPYYIADELSINDVVLGTAEDFIKRGVNVKIHHEVTGIDFKNKTLNVTGNEINGIFSYDKLVLAVGAKSFIPDIKDYSSELSNVFTLSHAENAIEIKKYITENKASLKNALIAGAGFIGLETAESFNKLGLNVTVVEKSGEIFPSVSENLKKGIYSEIEKRGVSLKLNAGVAEIISGNNVAKAVKLDNGETLNFDIALFSIGITPNIGFISDELETEKGKIVVNDKFETNISDVYAIGDCIFNKYYNTDRNLYAPFGDVANKHGILLSKYLSGENIHWKGLLRSYATSFYDIKLAQTGLSLDEATVLGYNAEKIDMKAMYKNSGFADSVPAQVEIIYDKDKKVLLGGTMVGREAVAQFIDQIAIVITLETPIEKFIDIDFAYSPTNASVWNPLLVTYRKVIK, encoded by the coding sequence CTCAGTATAAGAAAGCAAATCCCGAACACGAAGTATTTCTCTTTGAGAAATCTCCCTATGTAGCATGGGCAGGTTGCCCTACCCCTTACTACATAGCAGACGAATTGTCTATAAACGATGTGGTTTTAGGAACTGCAGAAGATTTTATAAAAAGAGGGGTAAATGTAAAAATTCATCATGAAGTAACAGGTATCGACTTTAAAAATAAGACTTTGAATGTTACAGGCAATGAAATAAACGGTATTTTCAGCTATGACAAACTTGTACTGGCTGTAGGTGCAAAATCTTTTATTCCCGATATAAAAGATTATTCTTCGGAACTTTCCAATGTGTTTACTTTATCTCATGCAGAAAATGCCATAGAAATTAAAAAATATATTACTGAAAATAAAGCAAGTTTAAAAAATGCTCTTATAGCAGGAGCAGGATTTATCGGATTGGAAACTGCCGAATCTTTTAATAAACTCGGTTTAAATGTAACCGTCGTAGAAAAATCGGGAGAAATTTTCCCTTCTGTTTCCGAAAATTTAAAAAAAGGAATTTATTCTGAAATTGAAAAAAGAGGAGTTAGCTTGAAACTGAATGCCGGAGTGGCGGAAATCATTTCAGGAAATAATGTTGCAAAAGCTGTAAAGCTGGATAACGGTGAAACATTAAATTTTGATATTGCTTTATTCAGTATAGGAATCACACCTAATATCGGATTTATTTCCGACGAACTTGAAACAGAAAAAGGAAAAATAGTTGTAAATGATAAATTTGAAACGAATATTTCCGATGTTTATGCTATCGGCGACTGTATTTTCAATAAATATTACAATACCGACAGAAATCTATATGCTCCTTTCGGAGATGTAGCAAACAAGCACGGAATACTGCTTTCAAAATATTTATCAGGAGAAAATATCCACTGGAAAGGTCTTTTGAGATCTTATGCCACTTCATTTTATGACATTAAATTAGCACAAACGGGATTATCTCTTGATGAAGCAACTGTCTTAGGCTATAATGCTGAAAAAATAGATATGAAAGCTATGTATAAAAATTCGGGATTTGCAGATTCGGTTCCCGCTCAGGTAGAAATAATTTACGATAAGGATAAAAAAGTACTATTAGGCGGAACAATGGTGGGAAGAGAAGCTGTAGCACAATTTATCGATCAGATTGCTATAGTTATTACTCTTGAAACGCCTATTGAAAAGTTTATAGATATTGACTTTGCATACTCACCTACAAATGCAAGTGTTTGGAATCCTTTACTTGTAACTTACAGAAAAGTTATAAAATAA